A genomic stretch from Sphingobacterium sp. ML3W includes:
- a CDS encoding mechanosensitive ion channel domain-containing protein — protein MRRFYIFFFTIILCFCSTIVGLYAQENDSINKKELGLSTLLNDIRQQQINDSLERQKLQHEIASLKSQNSPKKENLKQQLNNFDEENNLRKQQLKIKVDSIKKNTKRYAVAPFNDTLFYIYNKLGSSLAKDRAYNVVNRIENLYEDDFVKVDSFKIENNEISADIVYKDLIITSITELDALLEGKSKEEIANQYLKRIQQAISQERADNSITKVLIRTGLVLLILVVFSILVYFINRLKKYGTNRLLTERTARIKDVKIKNYVFLTSVQKTRIFISTINIARWGLIVLIAFIMLPIVFSVFPFTQSWASNLIGLFTKPLKKAVFAIWDYIPNLITVFVILFVMRYAVRFVKYIFNEIDKGKLEVNGFHREFAMPTFTIVRFLLHAFTLVLVFPYLPGANSDIFKGISVFIGVLFSLGSSSAISNIIAGLVITYMRPFRIGDRITIADKTGVVIEKSPLVTRLRTIKNEEITIPNSSILSGNTVNYSTFSEEGICFQVELTVGYEEPWQRIHELLLNIPSRIARVNQLPAPFVLQKKLDDFYVLYELNVYISKSGEIELAKSEIYQHILNDFLAAGIEMNGPHLFAKVDHVPQYQHKNTDTSY, from the coding sequence ATGAGAAGATTTTACATTTTTTTCTTTACGATTATACTATGCTTTTGTTCAACAATCGTTGGGCTATATGCGCAAGAAAACGATTCAATCAATAAAAAAGAACTTGGTTTAAGCACCTTGTTAAATGATATCCGACAACAACAGATCAACGATTCACTCGAACGTCAGAAACTACAGCATGAAATCGCCAGTCTCAAAAGTCAGAATAGTCCCAAGAAAGAAAATTTAAAACAACAGCTCAATAATTTTGACGAAGAAAACAACCTGCGCAAGCAACAGTTAAAAATCAAAGTCGACTCGATCAAAAAAAACACCAAGCGTTATGCCGTCGCACCATTTAATGACACCCTTTTTTATATCTATAACAAATTAGGGTCATCACTGGCCAAAGATCGCGCCTACAATGTGGTCAACAGAATTGAGAATCTCTATGAAGATGATTTTGTAAAAGTAGATTCCTTCAAAATCGAAAACAACGAAATCAGCGCCGATATTGTTTACAAAGATCTGATCATTACTTCCATCACAGAACTTGACGCCCTACTGGAGGGTAAAAGTAAAGAAGAGATTGCCAACCAATACCTCAAACGTATCCAACAGGCCATCAGTCAGGAAAGAGCAGACAATAGCATTACCAAAGTGCTGATCCGTACAGGACTTGTCCTCCTAATCCTTGTGGTCTTTTCGATTTTGGTGTATTTTATCAATAGACTAAAAAAATATGGCACTAATCGCCTATTGACCGAACGTACAGCGCGGATCAAAGACGTTAAGATCAAAAATTATGTGTTCCTCACCTCCGTTCAGAAAACCCGTATTTTCATTAGCACAATCAATATTGCGCGTTGGGGACTGATTGTGTTAATCGCTTTCATTATGCTTCCCATTGTTTTCAGCGTCTTTCCCTTTACGCAAAGCTGGGCATCCAATCTGATCGGACTTTTTACCAAACCCCTGAAAAAAGCGGTCTTCGCCATTTGGGATTATATTCCAAATCTGATCACTGTTTTTGTCATTCTATTTGTCATGCGTTATGCGGTAAGGTTTGTAAAATATATTTTTAACGAGATTGATAAAGGTAAGTTAGAGGTCAATGGCTTTCACCGGGAGTTTGCTATGCCTACATTTACCATTGTCCGGTTTCTATTACACGCCTTTACATTGGTACTTGTATTCCCCTATCTCCCTGGCGCCAATTCAGACATCTTCAAAGGAATATCTGTTTTTATCGGAGTGCTATTTTCCCTGGGGTCATCCTCCGCCATTTCCAATATTATTGCAGGTCTTGTCATTACCTATATGCGGCCTTTTCGCATCGGTGACCGAATCACAATTGCGGATAAGACAGGTGTTGTCATTGAAAAATCACCCTTAGTAACCCGGCTAAGGACGATTAAAAATGAGGAAATCACCATTCCGAATTCCTCCATCCTATCGGGCAATACGGTTAATTATTCTACCTTTTCAGAAGAAGGAATATGTTTTCAGGTTGAACTCACAGTAGGCTATGAAGAACCTTGGCAACGGATACACGAATTGCTCTTAAATATTCCATCACGAATAGCACGGGTCAATCAACTTCCGGCACCATTTGTCTTACAAAAAAAACTAGACGACTTTTATGTCCTCTACGAGCTGAATGTTTATATTTCCAAATCAGGTGAAATTGAGCTGGCTAAATCCGAAATTTATCAACATATTCTCAATGACTTCCTAGCTGCAGGTATTGAAATGAATGGCCCACACCTATTTGCAAAAGTGGATCATGTACCACAATACCAGCATAAAAACACGGATACATCGTATTAA
- a CDS encoding PLP-dependent aminotransferase family protein produces the protein MGKDFLYSVLAQNIASKIKNGVLRPNERLPSVRMLSKEHGISMNTAKRVFLDLEAQSLIYSIPQSGYFVNALNQHKLQLPETGQIKLMADSVEPNELISSVYANMGRKDLTLFSIGVPSGDLLPLAKLKKEIVLATRELDAAGAEYEPLQGNLKLRRMVAARSLGWDGRLTADDVITTNGCMHALSLCLMALTKPGDTIALESPCYPGILQLVLSLGLKVIELTCNPMSGIDILALERLLPEINVCLLVPNFNTPLGYCMPDKNKMEVVRLLAKHAVPLIEDDTYGDIYFGNERPKCCKTFDEEGNVLWCGSVSKTLAPGYRVGWVAAGKYKDQILRLKLIHALSSTTLIHEAVGNFLMTGRYDHHLYHLRKTLQENYQRFSNVIAESFPEGTRISRPQGGLALWVELPKSIDTTKLYNYGLKKNMSIAPGRMFTLQNQFQNCMRLCLGLPWTDELRFALVQLGNLAKMMLHANKTDPEIDHIP, from the coding sequence ATGGGAAAAGACTTTCTATACAGTGTTTTGGCTCAAAATATAGCGAGTAAAATAAAAAATGGTGTTCTCAGGCCCAATGAACGGTTACCATCGGTGCGTATGTTGAGCAAAGAACATGGTATCAGCATGAATACAGCTAAGCGGGTATTCCTCGATTTGGAAGCGCAATCACTAATTTATTCGATACCGCAGTCAGGGTATTTTGTTAACGCATTGAATCAGCATAAATTGCAACTACCCGAAACAGGTCAAATAAAGCTTATGGCGGATAGTGTTGAGCCCAATGAGCTGATCAGTAGCGTGTACGCGAATATGGGGCGTAAAGACCTCACCTTGTTTTCCATCGGTGTTCCTTCAGGGGATTTACTGCCTTTGGCGAAATTAAAAAAGGAAATCGTACTTGCAACCCGAGAATTAGATGCTGCTGGCGCTGAATATGAACCTTTACAGGGGAATTTGAAATTGCGTAGGATGGTAGCGGCTCGTTCCTTGGGCTGGGATGGTCGATTGACAGCGGATGATGTCATTACAACGAATGGTTGTATGCATGCTTTGTCGCTCTGTCTGATGGCATTGACCAAGCCGGGAGATACGATTGCGTTGGAGAGCCCCTGCTACCCCGGTATTTTGCAGTTGGTTCTGAGTTTGGGATTAAAGGTTATTGAATTGACTTGCAATCCAATGTCGGGGATTGATATCCTTGCGCTCGAACGCTTACTGCCCGAGATCAATGTTTGTCTGCTTGTGCCCAATTTCAATACCCCATTGGGCTATTGTATGCCCGATAAAAATAAAATGGAAGTGGTCAGGTTACTTGCTAAGCACGCTGTTCCACTGATTGAGGATGATACTTATGGCGATATCTATTTTGGTAACGAACGACCCAAATGTTGTAAAACCTTTGACGAAGAGGGCAATGTGTTATGGTGTGGCTCGGTCTCAAAAACATTGGCCCCGGGCTACCGGGTGGGTTGGGTTGCTGCTGGGAAATACAAGGATCAGATTCTCCGCTTAAAATTAATTCATGCCTTGTCGTCTACAACATTAATTCACGAGGCAGTGGGTAATTTTTTAATGACTGGAAGATATGATCATCATCTCTATCATCTTCGGAAAACATTGCAAGAAAACTATCAACGGTTTTCCAATGTGATCGCTGAGTCTTTTCCGGAAGGAACGCGGATCAGCAGACCCCAGGGCGGGCTAGCGCTGTGGGTCGAATTGCCAAAAAGTATTGACACGACAAAGCTTTACAACTACGGATTAAAAAAGAACATGAGTATTGCACCGGGGAGAATGTTCACCCTGCAAAATCAATTTCAAAATTGTATGCGTCTCTGCTTAGGGCTACCCTGGACGGATGAACTACGTTTTGCGCTGGTACAGTTGGGTAATCTAGCCAAAATGATGCTACATGCCAATAAAACTGATCCAGAGATAGATCACATACCTTAA
- a CDS encoding DMT family transporter: MSINTKVTESSNGWLNGLLGVIIFSGSLPATRIAVLDLDPFFVTVARASIAGLLALIVLLINKEKLPQKTQFLSLGIVALGVVIGFPLLSALALRYVTSAHSIVFVGILPVSTAVFGIIRGGERPRPVFWIFSIFGSLLVVGYALKQGIASSPIGDILMLLSVILCGLGYAEGGKLSKTLGGWQVISWALVFSLPVALPLTYIFLPTTVGHVSIGAWISLAYVSLFSMFIGFIFWYKGLAQGGIASIGQLQLLQPFFGLILAASLLHEEVNIGMLFVTIGVILCVGGAKKFAS; encoded by the coding sequence ATGAGCATCAATACAAAAGTAACGGAATCATCAAATGGCTGGCTAAACGGTTTACTGGGCGTCATTATATTTAGTGGATCATTGCCTGCAACACGGATCGCGGTCTTAGATTTAGATCCATTCTTTGTGACCGTAGCCCGCGCTTCCATTGCAGGTTTGCTCGCCCTTATCGTATTATTGATCAACAAGGAAAAATTGCCTCAAAAAACACAGTTCTTATCCCTTGGTATTGTGGCTTTAGGCGTTGTCATTGGTTTCCCCTTATTGAGCGCATTGGCCCTACGCTATGTGACTTCCGCACATTCCATTGTCTTTGTAGGTATACTTCCCGTATCAACTGCTGTTTTTGGTATCATTCGTGGTGGCGAGCGCCCCCGGCCAGTATTCTGGATCTTTTCGATATTTGGCAGTCTTTTGGTTGTTGGATATGCCCTCAAACAGGGTATAGCTTCCTCTCCTATTGGCGATATACTCATGCTATTATCTGTTATTCTTTGTGGACTGGGGTATGCCGAAGGGGGCAAGCTTTCAAAGACATTGGGAGGCTGGCAAGTAATTTCCTGGGCATTGGTATTTTCATTACCAGTAGCTCTGCCCTTGACTTATATTTTTCTTCCAACCACGGTAGGGCATGTAAGCATCGGAGCCTGGATAAGTCTTGCTTACGTTTCCCTCTTTAGCATGTTTATCGGTTTTATTTTTTGGTATAAAGGATTAGCCCAGGGTGGAATCGCCTCTATTGGACAGCTACAGCTACTTCAACCCTTCTTTGGTCTAATCTTAGCTGCCAGCTTACTTCACGAAGAAGTAAATATCGGCATGCTATTCGTTACCATTGGCGTCATACTCTGCGTGGGTGGTGCTAAAAAATTTGCCAGCTAA